In the Nerophis ophidion isolate RoL-2023_Sa linkage group LG01, RoL_Noph_v1.0, whole genome shotgun sequence genome, one interval contains:
- the LOC133543914 gene encoding gastrula zinc finger protein XlCGF57.1-like isoform X2 produces the protein MDDYCYAKMATSCQREHSSKSPTEIKTEDEDVQQLIGHHEELAPQRQGGSLTLKQEASQPPHIKKEEEELWITQKEECLLGQEEADPTKFPLSIVSVKTEDDEEKPQPDNHLAPLSDSEAEEEVKDSLSSDTDSEGDMRTHTDNKHSKKKTCKNNLRCLVCGTICTKKSLLTQHMRSHTGEKPFNCSNCGKSFSQNSVLIQHMRTHTGERPFDCSVCAKNFSHKSSLTQHMRTHTGEKPFNCSVCSKSFSQTSSLIQHMRTHTGERPFECSVCGKTFSHKSSFTPHMRTHTGEKLFICSVCGKSFSQTSSLTRHMRTHTGEKPFDCSVCSKSFTLQCHLTQHMTTHTGEKLFNCSVCGKSFSQNSSLTQHMRTHTGEKPFDCLVCGKNFTHKNSLTQHMTTHTGEKQFNCTVCGKNFSHKSSLTEHMRKHTGQKKFNCSVCGKRFSRRRELPVHMSMHTGEKQFNCSVCDKGFTKKCHLTQHMRTHTGERPFNCSVCCKTFSHKGNLTDHMRTHTGERPFSCSVCSKSFSHRLSLTRHKMKHTG, from the coding sequence ATGTCCAGCAGCTGATCGGTCATCATGAAGAACTTGCGCCTCAACGGCAGGGCGGGAGCCTCACTTTGAAGCAGGAGGCTTCACAGCCacctcacattaaaaaggaagaagaGGAACTATGGATCACTCAGAaggaagagtgtcttctagggcaggaaGAAGCTGATCCCACCAAGTTTCCACTGAgtattgtctctgtgaagactgaagatgatgaagagaaaccacaaccAGACAACCACTtggctccactatcagatagtgaggctgaagaaGAGGTTAAAGATtctttgagcagcgatacagactctgaaggtgatatgaggactcacactgacaacaaacactctaaAAAGAAGACATGTAAAAATAATTTGCGCTGTTTAGTTTGTGGCACAATATGTACTAAAAAGAGCcttttgactcaacacatgagatcacacacgggagaaaaaccatTTAACTGTTCAAATtgcggcaaaagcttttctcaaaatagcGTTTTAattcaacacatgagaacacacactggagaaagaccATTTGATTGTTCCGTTTGTGCCAAAAACTTTTCTCACAAAAGCAGTTTGacccaacacatgagaacacacaccggagaaaagccgtttaattgttcagtttgcagtaaaagcttttctcaaacAAGCAGTTTGATacaacacatgagaacgcacacaggggAGAGACCATTTGAATGTTCTGTTTGTGGTAAAACATTTTCTCACAAGAGCAGTTTCACtccacacatgagaacacacacaggagaaaaactaTTTATTTGTTCAGTGTGCggtaaaagcttttctcaaacTAGCAGTTTGActcgacacatgagaacgcacacaggagaaaaacccttCGATTGTTCAGTTTGCAGTAAAAGCTTCACTTTACAGTgccatttgactcaacacatgacaacacacacaggagaaaaactatttaattgttcagtttgcggtaaaagcttttctcaaaacagcagtttgactcaacacatgagaacacacacgggagaaaaaccctttGATTGTTTAGTTTGTGGTAAAAACTTCACTCACAAAAAcagtttgactcaacacatgacaacacacacgggagaaaagCAGTTCAACTGTACAGTTTGTGGTAAAAACTTTTCTCACAAGAGCAGTTTGACCGAACACATGAGAAAGcacacaggacaaaaaaaatttaattgttcagtttgtggtaaaaggtTTTCTCGAAGGAGAGAATTACCCGTGCACATGAGCATGCACACAGGAGAAAAGCAGTTTAATTGCTCAGTTTGCGATAAGGGCTTTACTAAAAAATgccatttgactcaacacatgcgaacgcacacaggagaaagaccctttaattgttcagtttgctgTAAAACCTTTTCTCATAAGGGCAATTTGACCGACCatatgagaacgcacactggagaaagacCATTTAGTTGCTCCGTTTGCAGTAAAAGCTTTTCTCATAGACTAAGTTTGACTCGGCACAAAATGAAACACACAGGATGA
- the LOC133543914 gene encoding gastrula zinc finger protein XlCGF57.1-like isoform X1 — protein MDDYCYAKMATSCQREHSSKSATGKKMKTEDEDVQQLIGHHEELAPQRQGGSLTLKQEASQPPHIKKEEEELWITQKEECLLGQEEADPTKFPLSIVSVKTEDDEEKPQPDNHLAPLSDSEAEEEVKDSLSSDTDSEGDMRTHTDNKHSKKKTCKNNLRCLVCGTICTKKSLLTQHMRSHTGEKPFNCSNCGKSFSQNSVLIQHMRTHTGERPFDCSVCAKNFSHKSSLTQHMRTHTGEKPFNCSVCSKSFSQTSSLIQHMRTHTGERPFECSVCGKTFSHKSSFTPHMRTHTGEKLFICSVCGKSFSQTSSLTRHMRTHTGEKPFDCSVCSKSFTLQCHLTQHMTTHTGEKLFNCSVCGKSFSQNSSLTQHMRTHTGEKPFDCLVCGKNFTHKNSLTQHMTTHTGEKQFNCTVCGKNFSHKSSLTEHMRKHTGQKKFNCSVCGKRFSRRRELPVHMSMHTGEKQFNCSVCDKGFTKKCHLTQHMRTHTGERPFNCSVCCKTFSHKGNLTDHMRTHTGERPFSCSVCSKSFSHRLSLTRHKMKHTG, from the coding sequence ATGTCCAGCAGCTGATCGGTCATCATGAAGAACTTGCGCCTCAACGGCAGGGCGGGAGCCTCACTTTGAAGCAGGAGGCTTCACAGCCacctcacattaaaaaggaagaagaGGAACTATGGATCACTCAGAaggaagagtgtcttctagggcaggaaGAAGCTGATCCCACCAAGTTTCCACTGAgtattgtctctgtgaagactgaagatgatgaagagaaaccacaaccAGACAACCACTtggctccactatcagatagtgaggctgaagaaGAGGTTAAAGATtctttgagcagcgatacagactctgaaggtgatatgaggactcacactgacaacaaacactctaaAAAGAAGACATGTAAAAATAATTTGCGCTGTTTAGTTTGTGGCACAATATGTACTAAAAAGAGCcttttgactcaacacatgagatcacacacgggagaaaaaccatTTAACTGTTCAAATtgcggcaaaagcttttctcaaaatagcGTTTTAattcaacacatgagaacacacactggagaaagaccATTTGATTGTTCCGTTTGTGCCAAAAACTTTTCTCACAAAAGCAGTTTGacccaacacatgagaacacacaccggagaaaagccgtttaattgttcagtttgcagtaaaagcttttctcaaacAAGCAGTTTGATacaacacatgagaacgcacacaggggAGAGACCATTTGAATGTTCTGTTTGTGGTAAAACATTTTCTCACAAGAGCAGTTTCACtccacacatgagaacacacacaggagaaaaactaTTTATTTGTTCAGTGTGCggtaaaagcttttctcaaacTAGCAGTTTGActcgacacatgagaacgcacacaggagaaaaacccttCGATTGTTCAGTTTGCAGTAAAAGCTTCACTTTACAGTgccatttgactcaacacatgacaacacacacaggagaaaaactatttaattgttcagtttgcggtaaaagcttttctcaaaacagcagtttgactcaacacatgagaacacacacgggagaaaaaccctttGATTGTTTAGTTTGTGGTAAAAACTTCACTCACAAAAAcagtttgactcaacacatgacaacacacacgggagaaaagCAGTTCAACTGTACAGTTTGTGGTAAAAACTTTTCTCACAAGAGCAGTTTGACCGAACACATGAGAAAGcacacaggacaaaaaaaatttaattgttcagtttgtggtaaaaggtTTTCTCGAAGGAGAGAATTACCCGTGCACATGAGCATGCACACAGGAGAAAAGCAGTTTAATTGCTCAGTTTGCGATAAGGGCTTTACTAAAAAATgccatttgactcaacacatgcgaacgcacacaggagaaagaccctttaattgttcagtttgctgTAAAACCTTTTCTCATAAGGGCAATTTGACCGACCatatgagaacgcacactggagaaagacCATTTAGTTGCTCCGTTTGCAGTAAAAGCTTTTCTCATAGACTAAGTTTGACTCGGCACAAAATGAAACACACAGGATGA